The Streptococcus suis DNA window GACTGGGGAAAACAATTTGGTATGCTGATTGTTGCCTACAAACTGTGGGGGGACAAGACTGCTGTAGAAGCAGACCCAATTTCAGAACTCCTCAAACTCTATGTGCGCATCAATGCAGAAGCTGAAGAAAAACCTGAGTTGGATGAAGAAGCACGCCAATGGTTCAAAAAATTGGAAGATGGCGACCAAGAAGCCTTGGAATTGTGGCAATGGTTCCGTGATGAAAGTTTGGTCGAATTTAATCGTATCTATGAAAAACTAGACGTCCACTTCGACAGCTTCAATGGTGAAGCTTTCTATAACGATAAGATGGACGAGGGTATCCAAATCTTAGAAGAAAAAGGTCTTCTTCAAGAATCTAAAGGTGCTCTAATTGTTGACCTTGAAAGATACAACCTTCCACCTGCTCTTATCAGAAAAACAGACGGTGCAACCCTCTACATTACGCGCGATATGGCAACAGCAATGTACCGCAAGCGCACCTATGACTTCGTGAAAAGCATCTATGTCGTTGGTCAAGAGCAAATCAACCATTTCAAACAGTTGAAAGCTGTTCTAAAGGAAATGGGATTTGACTGGAGCGACGATATGACCCATATCACCTTCGGTCTTGTTACCAAGGACAAGAAAAAGCTCTCTACTCGTAAAGGAAACATCATCCTGCTCGAACCCACACTTGACGAAGCGATTTTACGCGCCCTTTCACAAATTGAAGCCAAAAATCCTAATCTTGAGAACAAGGAAGAGGTGGCTCATGCAGTCGGTGTCGGTGCTGTTAAGTTCTTCGATCTAAAAACCGACCGTGACAACGGCTACGACTTCGATTTAGAGGCTATGGTTTCCTTTGAAGGTGAGACAGGTCCTTATGTACAATACGCTTACGCCCGTATCCAGTCTATCTTGCGCAAAGCAAACTTTGTTCCAAGCACAGAAAACAACTACAAACTAGCTGACGCAGAAAGCTGGGAAATTATCAAACATATCCAAAACTTCTCAACTGTTGTAGAACGTGCTGGTGATAAATTTGACCCATCTCTCATTGCTAAATATGCTATTAATCTAGCCCAAGCCTTCAATAAGTATTACGCACATACTCGTATCTTGGATGAAAGCCCAGAGCGTGATAGCCGTCTAGCACTGGCCTATGCAACTGGTGTAGTTCTTAAAGAAGCGCTTCGCCTCCTCGGTGTAAAAGCTCCAGAAAAAATGTAATCAAAGCCTTGGGCCACCAGCCGAGGCTTTTTTCTACCCCTCCGATACCAGCTTCTGGCCGAATTATTGGTTGGAGTTTAACTTGATTTCTATAAGTAAATGCTCTCGGCGTTACGAATAAATAGATATAGTCGTTTAGTTTGCTTTTAGTACAAGGCAACGAACTGCAGGCTGTACTAAAGTACGGGAAAGCGAGTTAACGAAGTAATCAAAGATAAACTAAATGACTACAAGAGGGATCATTAGTACCTCAACATCTATTAGAAGGAGGATTCATGAACAATCTTTTTAAAAAGAAAAGGACCATTTATCAACTTGCGATAACGGCCTGTATCATCTATTTCCATATACATTCGGCGTTTTTTGCTTCCGCCACTACTCTTGGGGATAATTATCCCTATACTGCCATCAATGCCGTAGACCCTTGGAGACTCTATACCAGACAGTGCACTTCTTTCTCTGCCTTTCGACTCAGTACGGTCAACGGATTTACACTACCACCTGCCTATGGTGACGCCAATGTCTGGGGTCATCGCGCTAGACAAGAGGGATATCAGGTGGATATGATACCTGCTGTAGGAGCTATAGCTTGGTGGGAATCGCCCATGCATGTTGCTTGGGTGTCGGCAGTATATGGAGACACTGTAGAAATAGAAGAGTATAACTACGGTTATCAGTACAAATACAATCGCAGAACCATTAATAGAAACTCCGTCAGTGGCTACATCCACTTTAAGGATTTGTCTTCTTCTGCCTTGCCAAAACTTCCATCCACTGGAGTCTATACATTTTCCAGTCGTCTTCCTATAAAATCTCAAGCTACCCAGGCTAGTACGACCGTTGGATACTATGAGAAAGGTGAGAAGGTATATTATGATAAGGTTATAGAAGCTGAAGGGCAATTTTGGATTAGTTATATCAGCTATTCAGGGGTTCGGCGCTATATCCCAGTTTATTCCTTGAGCCAATCCCACCAAACAAGTTCCTTACCCCAACTCCCATCATCGGGTACCTATAGAGTAAAAATACGCTCCAGCATTCGAAATGCCCCGAAATTGTCCAGTCCTGAAATCACCTACTACGATGCCGGCGCCACGGTGCACTACGACAAGCTTATATCTGCTGATGGTCGGCTGTGGATTAGCTATATTAGTTATTCAGGCATACGACGCTACATAGCTATTTCTTAACTCAAAAGCGCAATCTTTCGACTGCGCTTTTTTGAATTATATATCTGTTGAATTAACGGCTGTGCTTGGTTTTTCTTTTGGTTTACGCAAATGGAAGAAAATTGTTATCCCAAAATAGATAGCAAACAGCACTACTTGAAAAATATATCCAAGCATAGCTTGAGATTCTACCCCTTGACGCATTACTGCATCGGTATAAACCTGTGCCACCCCTTT harbors:
- a CDS encoding arginine--tRNA ligase, yielding MNHKQMVADTLSAVLPQLDIETIYSLLEKPKSSEMGDIAFPAFSLAKVERKAPQAIATDIVEKLDTTGFEKVVATGPYVNFFLDKDAISHQVLTDVIAEKDQYGQLNIGQGRNVTIDMSSPNIAKPFSVGHLRSTVIGDALANIHGKLGFNPIRINHLGDWGKQFGMLIVAYKLWGDKTAVEADPISELLKLYVRINAEAEEKPELDEEARQWFKKLEDGDQEALELWQWFRDESLVEFNRIYEKLDVHFDSFNGEAFYNDKMDEGIQILEEKGLLQESKGALIVDLERYNLPPALIRKTDGATLYITRDMATAMYRKRTYDFVKSIYVVGQEQINHFKQLKAVLKEMGFDWSDDMTHITFGLVTKDKKKLSTRKGNIILLEPTLDEAILRALSQIEAKNPNLENKEEVAHAVGVGAVKFFDLKTDRDNGYDFDLEAMVSFEGETGPYVQYAYARIQSILRKANFVPSTENNYKLADAESWEIIKHIQNFSTVVERAGDKFDPSLIAKYAINLAQAFNKYYAHTRILDESPERDSRLALAYATGVVLKEALRLLGVKAPEKM
- a CDS encoding CHAP domain-containing protein; protein product: MNNLFKKKRTIYQLAITACIIYFHIHSAFFASATTLGDNYPYTAINAVDPWRLYTRQCTSFSAFRLSTVNGFTLPPAYGDANVWGHRARQEGYQVDMIPAVGAIAWWESPMHVAWVSAVYGDTVEIEEYNYGYQYKYNRRTINRNSVSGYIHFKDLSSSALPKLPSTGVYTFSSRLPIKSQATQASTTVGYYEKGEKVYYDKVIEAEGQFWISYISYSGVRRYIPVYSLSQSHQTSSLPQLPSSGTYRVKIRSSIRNAPKLSSPEITYYDAGATVHYDKLISADGRLWISYISYSGIRRYIAIS